Proteins from one Candidatus Binatia bacterium genomic window:
- a CDS encoding prepilin-type N-terminal cleavage/methylation domain-containing protein, giving the protein MPDRILNLQSTKPMSLRNQKGFTLVELLVAMGLSLIVLGAVYSVFRVQAHTVKVQEHRMEAQEYARVALDMMVREIRNSGYFPSQIPCGGNPANGIVAFSINSIRFVYDYTADGDCADPGEDITYTHDPVSLNISRTDGNGPATMTDGNIIVFEFKYFDVNGAETAVAANIKRVSVLLTVRSKSTDTQFNGQQTITMNSTIDLRNRF; this is encoded by the coding sequence ATGCCGGATCGAATTCTAAACCTTCAGTCGACCAAACCCATGAGCTTGAGAAATCAAAAAGGATTTACGCTCGTCGAGCTGTTAGTGGCTATGGGTCTCAGCCTCATCGTCCTAGGAGCGGTCTATAGCGTCTTCCGGGTACAGGCGCATACCGTCAAAGTGCAGGAGCACCGGATGGAGGCCCAGGAGTACGCGCGTGTTGCGCTCGATATGATGGTGCGTGAGATCAGAAACTCGGGATATTTCCCGAGTCAAATACCATGCGGCGGCAATCCTGCCAACGGGATCGTGGCCTTCAGTATTAACAGCATCCGTTTTGTTTACGACTATACCGCAGATGGTGACTGTGCAGATCCAGGAGAAGATATTACTTACACGCACGATCCTGTCTCGTTAAATATATCGAGAACAGATGGGAATGGTCCTGCGACTATGACAGATGGCAACATCATAGTTTTCGAATTCAAGTATTTCGATGTCAACGGAGCTGAGACTGCAGTTGCGGCCAATATCAAGAGAGTGTCCGTCTTGCTTACCGTCAGATCCAAAAGCACCGATACTCAATTTAATGGCCAGCAAACTATCACTATGAATTCCACCATCGACTTACGCAATCGTTTTTGA
- a CDS encoding PilX N-terminal domain-containing pilus assembly protein — MRTLRSERGVSLVVVIMLMVIILTITAAGMFFSSIDLRVSANYKAGTQAFYAADAGVSDGIARVGLNPITIPQTILATPSGTLTYCGGSLAATNNCTTPQPSKLYGITSDPGYNLAQGTGYNQVGYAFYQYQLNVTGLGPLASAREVEAQVKYGPVPQ; from the coding sequence ATGCGAACCTTGCGCTCCGAGCGCGGCGTGTCGCTCGTCGTCGTGATCATGCTCATGGTGATTATCCTAACGATTACGGCCGCGGGCATGTTCTTCAGCAGTATCGATCTTCGCGTCAGCGCTAATTATAAGGCCGGCACTCAGGCCTTCTATGCTGCGGATGCCGGAGTCAGCGACGGAATTGCGCGAGTAGGACTCAATCCGATAACAATTCCTCAAACTATCCTAGCTACCCCAAGCGGGACATTGACGTATTGCGGAGGCAGCCTCGCCGCAACCAATAATTGCACGACCCCCCAGCCATCGAAGCTTTACGGCATTACGTCCGACCCCGGCTACAATCTCGCTCAAGGGACAGGCTACAACCAGGTGGGGTACGCTTTTTATCAATACCAGCTAAACGTGACGGGCTTAGGCCCTCTCGCCTCGGCGCGCGAAGTCGAGGCTCAAGTCAAATACGGCCCAGTGCCGCAATGA